Proteins encoded by one window of Kribbella italica:
- a CDS encoding twin-arginine translocase TatA/TatE family subunit translates to METLLALPEGGEWIVLLVVVVLLFGANRLPELTRNTARALVELKKITREAKLDPSPVEPTAEERARPAVSDVEEVRPGARVEGEQPQQKPVSDG, encoded by the coding sequence ATGGAGACACTGCTGGCGCTGCCCGAAGGCGGCGAGTGGATCGTGCTGCTGGTCGTCGTGGTCCTGCTCTTCGGCGCCAACCGCCTGCCCGAGCTGACCCGCAACACCGCCCGCGCACTGGTCGAGCTGAAGAAGATCACCCGCGAGGCGAAGCTGGACCCGAGCCCGGTCGAGCCGACGGCCGAGGAACGCGCCAGACCCGCGGTGTCAGACGTGGAAGAGGTACGACCGGGGGCGCGGGTGGAAGGCGAGCAGCCGCAGCAGAAACCGGTCAGCGACGGATAG
- a CDS encoding SRPBCC domain-containing protein — protein sequence MEPLETTTPDDRSILVRTSLAAPRTAVWQAWTTPDLIRRWWSGGFGEQTVADVDLRPGGAWRYVLRMPDGGGELGFHGEYVEVVPGERLVWSEVYEGAPEEEGTVVTAEFADAAEGTALSVLIRSQDKANRDAVLASGFEAGLESGYAVLEQLARES from the coding sequence ATGGAGCCCTTGGAGACCACCACGCCGGACGACCGGTCGATCCTCGTCCGGACGTCGCTCGCCGCGCCGCGAACGGCGGTGTGGCAGGCCTGGACGACGCCCGATCTGATCCGCCGCTGGTGGAGTGGCGGCTTCGGCGAGCAGACCGTCGCCGACGTCGATCTCCGGCCGGGCGGCGCGTGGCGCTACGTGCTTCGGATGCCGGACGGTGGTGGTGAACTCGGCTTCCACGGCGAGTACGTCGAGGTGGTGCCGGGGGAGCGGCTGGTCTGGAGCGAGGTGTACGAGGGGGCGCCCGAGGAGGAGGGCACGGTCGTCACCGCCGAGTTCGCGGACGCGGCTGAGGGGACGGCGTTGAGTGTCCTCATCCGCTCGCAGGACAAGGCGAACCGGGATGCCGTCCTCGCCTCTGGTTTCGAGGCCGGGTTGGAGAGCGGGTACGCCGTACTGGAGCAGCTCGCTCGCGAAAGCTAG
- a CDS encoding SDR family NAD(P)-dependent oxidoreductase, with protein MVQRFEGKVALVTAAAQGIGAAVARRIAAEGGVVVATDLQQDKLDELVGELGSDKALAVKVDVTSRGEIDAAVAAAVERFGRLDVLVNNAGGCIVSTKPEDTPADEWHRQLDLTLVSAAQCIQSALPHLLESRGNVVTISSVNGLAAFGNIEYSAAKAGQAAMTQNFAARFGPSGVRFNVVAPGTIRTPNWDSQPGTLERLAKLYPLGRAGEPEDIAAAVAFLASDDAAWITGLTLPVEGGVLLGPAALSLAAKD; from the coding sequence ATGGTGCAGCGGTTCGAGGGCAAGGTCGCGCTGGTCACGGCGGCGGCGCAGGGGATCGGCGCCGCGGTGGCGCGGCGGATCGCGGCCGAGGGCGGCGTGGTCGTCGCCACCGATCTGCAGCAGGACAAGCTCGACGAACTGGTCGGCGAGCTCGGCAGCGACAAGGCCCTCGCGGTGAAGGTCGACGTCACCAGCCGCGGGGAGATCGACGCGGCCGTCGCGGCGGCGGTCGAGCGGTTCGGGCGGCTCGACGTACTGGTGAACAACGCCGGCGGCTGCATCGTGAGCACGAAGCCGGAGGACACCCCGGCCGACGAGTGGCACCGCCAGCTCGACCTCACCCTGGTCAGCGCCGCGCAGTGCATCCAGTCCGCGCTCCCGCACCTGCTCGAGTCGCGCGGCAACGTGGTGACGATCAGCTCGGTCAACGGCCTCGCCGCGTTCGGCAACATCGAGTACTCGGCAGCGAAGGCCGGTCAGGCCGCGATGACCCAGAACTTCGCCGCCCGCTTCGGACCCAGCGGCGTCCGCTTCAATGTCGTTGCCCCCGGCACCATTCGCACCCCCAACTGGGACAGCCAGCCCGGCACCCTGGAACGGCTGGCCAAGCTGTACCCGCTGGGCCGGGCCGGCGAGCCCGAAGACATCGCCGCCGCCGTCGCCTTCCTCGCCTCCGACGACGCCGCCTGGATCACCGGCCTCACCCTCCCAGTCGAAGGCGGAGTACTCCTCGGCCCCGCCGCCCTCAGCCTCGCCGCGAAGGACTAG
- a CDS encoding TIGR03089 family protein produces the protein MAGTLPELFAAAVRRDGASPFLTHYDDVTGERIELSAVTTANWVAKTANLLVDEYELEPEETVAIGLPPHWLGVVWALATWSAGASVTTGEGDLAITGPDFRVRGNRESIASALLPLGGRFRDPVPDGVHDYGAEVYNHPDLFVPFNPPTADSPAYDGRTHAGVIAAAAPIAERILVTRDLVDPAGLGLLVGVISGGGSIVLCRNLDPAKLERRLADEKVDRVVED, from the coding sequence ATGGCCGGAACCCTGCCCGAACTCTTCGCCGCTGCCGTACGCCGCGACGGCGCCAGTCCGTTCCTCACCCACTACGACGACGTCACCGGAGAGCGGATCGAGCTCAGCGCGGTGACCACCGCGAACTGGGTCGCCAAGACCGCCAACCTGCTCGTCGACGAGTACGAGCTGGAGCCGGAGGAGACCGTCGCGATCGGGCTGCCGCCGCACTGGCTAGGGGTCGTCTGGGCGCTGGCGACCTGGTCGGCCGGTGCGTCGGTGACCACCGGCGAGGGCGACCTGGCGATCACCGGCCCGGACTTCCGGGTCCGCGGCAACCGCGAGTCGATCGCGTCCGCGCTGCTCCCGCTCGGCGGGCGCTTCCGCGACCCGGTGCCCGACGGCGTGCACGACTACGGCGCCGAGGTCTACAACCACCCCGACCTGTTCGTCCCGTTCAACCCGCCGACGGCCGACAGCCCGGCGTACGACGGACGCACGCACGCGGGGGTGATCGCGGCCGCGGCACCGATCGCGGAGCGGATCCTGGTCACCCGCGACCTGGTCGACCCGGCCGGGCTCGGTCTGCTGGTCGGCGTGATCTCCGGAGGTGGTTCGATCGTGCTGTGCCGCAACCTCGATCCGGCCAAGCTGGAACGACGGCTCGCGGACGAGAAGGTCGACCGAGTGGTGGAGGACTGA